Part of the Cyprinus carpio isolate SPL01 chromosome A23, ASM1834038v1, whole genome shotgun sequence genome, TCCACCagtacttttgtcttgtttttacagtaaaaaacgtTTAAAGATTGAACACCCCCGCAGTAAAAACGTTTAAAGATTGAATTAACTTTAATCGAGATGCAAAAATAACATAAGTAGTCTTGTTTTATGTGTAATTTTGAGATAATAAGAGTATTATTTATGTGTGAGATGAGAGAATTCCCCATTGACAGAAGTCTGCTCTTAATTTAAGcttaaactcaaaataaaacttcatatcttcattttgcatctccagtaaatgtatcttgacttaaggatgtttgtactggaaaacaagacaggaaTACAGAGGAAGATATTCATTTTTTGTAGTGCATACAGAATTTAATGCCACGACTTTAAGACGTTCCCATTTAGGACCTTAATTTGTGGAAAGATGAATTAAGACTTGAACTGTTGTACAGTTTCCATTTGATTAAAGTTTATTCCATCTGATTAGAGTCTGGAGAAACCACCAGCGTCTGAGCCACCTAAAGAACGAGagcaaaaaacacaatcaaactTGGACAATAACCAAGATTTAAACTCGggagagacaaaaaaaagtgaGGACTCGgagattaaaaaagtttttactcAAACAGAAGAAACTGGTGGCCTTTTGGGGTCAGACTCGGATCACAAAAATGGAGCATTAAACCCTgaaccaaaaacaaaccaaacagaatCACATGTTGTTGAATCACCATTGCCTGTTCCAGAACCCGAAACTTCATCAGAATCATCAAACTCCAACCCCAACTCAAAGTCCAAAACTGATTCCAATCTCAAATCCCCAAAAGCACGTGATGAGGATTTCTTGGGTCCGGCCCAATGTCTGAATCAGAAATACACATGGCAGTCTTGCTCCAAAGTGTTTTGTCCCCCATGGAAGCGATGCATCGGAGGACAGTGTGTCTGTAAGATGCCGTACAAATGTCCACGGCAGCAGAACACCTGTGCTCTGGACGGATCCGTGTATTACTCCATGTGTCAGGCCAAACGCCATCTCCTGCAGAACCAAGACGCCCATCTTCTCACACTTCAGCTCATCCTGCAAAGGTGAAGACAAAAATATTACCTTATCAATATCAATCTAGTATGGCATAGTAATGGATGAACCATTTTTCTAGAGTAATTTCTTATGGTTGCTATATGGTTCTTTTGGAGTTTAACAGAAGTTCTTGATTGTGTCCTTCTAGGTCCTGCATTGTTGCATTTATCTAACCCTAAATGCTTTCaagaaatagaataaataatttgttGGGGCTCTCTCTTTTGACATGAGATTGATCAGGTCTAGATAGGGAAATTAATTTTTAACCCTTGCTTTTCACACaatgtgaaaattattaacagtatttaaaaatgtatttgatttttagaatgtatttatttctaaatttactCATTTGTGCTTTGCAGAAGCGCAAACAGTGAGCATGGCAATGCTAAGATCATGGGTTTGACTCCCAGCAAAATTCACACACATGAACTGATTAAACATTTATCGCAGTGTGCATTTCTTCAAACAAAAGTGTCAGCCaactgcataaatgtaaatgtaaatatacaacaGTTGAAAAAAGGACGACATAAAATTTGtctgtttagaaagccatgtaaaattaatgcaagttcaactttgaaaaaacatatttGGAGACGTTATGGCTGGGTTTTTTCCCCATTCTACTGCAACTCGTGGTTTTAAACGAAAAATGTACTCTGTGATTGGCTTTcggccctttgtattaaactatgcatacatacatgatgctgctttgtttatagttgttaaagcaacttaattaattagaaaacattcttttaaaacattatgcacttttttttcacagatagtcatgttatcttatgctctgaataaatgtgcatttgtaatattttgcttGATGCGCGCTCTTCTTGTGGCCttaggagagaagccaaaagcttttcttcaccctaactgtaattatgcattttgaattagaatataattcaaattttgataatatttaagtgcaaaatattaatttaatttttcattcattttgacaaCCCTACTATCGGAATAGAAATGTTGTATGCATATTCAACAACACATCAGAATGCCAAAACTTTGCAGGCCAAAATGAGAAATAATCATGCAATTTCAAGAAAAGAATCCTAGCTTAACCAGTAACAACTCACAAAGGTGTTCGGGTCAAAATCGACCCAGAACATAATACAAGGTTTAGAGTGTCAGATGATTTGGGGTGTGTAATTAGAAAGTATTCAACCTTTTTCCACATTGTTTTGTGTCCGAGTGGGGAGACAAGGTGCATGTAAACGTGAGAGTCTCTGACTCTCATAACGTGGTTGAGATAAACACTGGTTTGGGGAAAATGCTGGTATGTGGCAAAGGCTGGAATATGGCTGCAGCAAATGTGGTTTGTCGAAACCCTCTGAATGTTGACAGGTAAACACACCTGCACACAAGATGTCCTTTTCTCTCGACTCAAGATGTACTGATTCCTTATATTGTTCTTTCTGTCTCTCGGAGGAGCAGAGAGGGCGTATAATATCACATATGACTCTCTTGATAAAGATACTCAATGGCCAATATGAGTGTATGAGGATTCGCTGCACATGGGACATGAGCTCTCATTGGCGAGTGCAAGATCCATTATCAGAGCTCATGCGCCAGAAGACACTGCGTGTGGCTGTCGCAAAGTGTTTATAAAGAAACTCCAGGTGCTGTTTCCTCTCGGATGTCGTCACCATGTTACGTTTAATGTTAATCTGTTGTTTTGACACTTCTCTCACACCGATGGGTTTTCTCTGAGTAGTAGGTGAATGTAAGAAGTTCATCTGTCGCGAAGGGGAAGTGTTTAATTAATGGAAAACCCCCTGCAATGGTGTTGATGACTGTGGAGACAACAGTGACGAGATGTGCTGCCAAAGTGAGTCTGACATCATCATTCCTCTTCCTGTTTTACACAATCCGTCTGTTTTTCCCTCATGTCACTGTTTTAGAACAGAACACTGTATTGAACCCTTGACTTTAGCGTTGCTGGCATGAAAGTGCACTGATAATCCTGATTTTACTGTTTCTGCTGTGTGAAGAATGGCGAGGCCAGGCGTTCCTCTGTAAATCAGGTGTCTGTATTCCCCGTTACACCATCAAAGATGGAATCAGGGACTGTCTGGGAGGAGAAGATGACCAAGATGGTCATTGAAACTCTGTCTGGAGATCTCATTACTGTTCAATATATAATTAGGATTGGGTTTGTGACAATGCAgaaacaacttcctgtttctttCTTTAACTCGAGAAAGTCTTCAGGTCCATCAAAGGTCCTAATAGTCAGACAGGACTCATTTTTCCTGAAGagagaaatcaaaaaaaaaaaaaaaaaaaaatcaaaccattttaaaaacaactacaTCTGTTTTCTTCACACAACCTTGTTACAATGacagaaaagaatgaaaaagatcgaaaagaaacaacaaatgagagaaagaatgaaaatgaacgagaaagaggaaaacaaaaggaaagaaagGTACATTTACATAAAGAAGAGACTTCAATAataattcatgtttaataattgtgAGAAGGTTTGGTCAGAAGTGTTGTTAcagaagtgttttttgttttctagaGAATGAATGACACGAAGAAACAAATGAAACTAGAGacagaaagaacaagaaaaagagaaTAAGGACGAACAATATTTAAAGAAagaatgaagaaaagaaagaacaatagaatgataggGGATGGGAGATTGATAGGGGAGGTGTTGTTTGTGCTGTCTTTCCTTGATTTTAAAAAAGGCTTTTGATACCGTTAATGTCATAATGTTCTTTTGTCTCGAAATTATCAAGGTTTAATTTTTGTACTAACACATTAACATGGATGGAGTCatacttacattttagaaaacaatgtaCCAAAATTCATGATGCATGCTCACCATTCTCTTGAATGTAATATTGGGGTCCCAGGGGTCGATTCTTGGACCAATTTTGTTCAGCTTATATATTTAATGATCTGTCGACAGTTTTGTCCAGAGGTCCAGTGTTCAgatgtatgcagatgatacagTTGTTATACTTatgcaaagaaaaagaacagGCTGCTATCAGCATTGAACAAAGTCTCAGACTGGCTATGTCATTCTTTGCCGTTACTCTTAATGTGAGTAAAACTTGTGGGATGTTTTTTCCGATCAAGAGAAAGCTGATGGGCGTTGTCCAGATATTTTAAGTTAATGGAGAGGTAAACAAATATTGttgagcatttttaaaatatttgggtATGATTATGGATTCTACAGTAactatcaaatttaaaaaaacacattgaaaggTTTCTAAAAAGTACTAGAGCAAGCTTGATGATCTTCAGGGAATATTAGAGGCACCAATTATCTGTTGCTTCTGCTAAACACTCTTTACATGCATATTACAATGACCCTCcctctttatttttaagtataaactacattaaaaaaccattttaaattttatcaaACAAGCTGTGAAAAATCTTAGCTAAAAAGCCAAGTGAGTTATCATCATgacaaatgttattaaaaatgacaaattatgacgtttatattttttgtgatattatgTGTTTATGTACAAACTATTTCCGGTTTTGCACCACCACTCTTCAACAATGTGTGACGTGTTAGGACAATATCAGGCAGACTAGGGTCCATGCAGTGTAGGAGGTGACTGTTcaactttaatttaataaaactgttttttggaCAATCAAGCCTTTTTCAGTTAAGTTAGAGCAGGAAGAAAGATGTGAATTTAACGACATGTTTATATTCGAGAGGGGAGTTTTTTTTGGGTTACACCACTCTCATTTAGTATTTCTAAAACCTTAAAGTATGGTTTACGGAAAAATCAAATGGTGTGATAATTCGACTTTGactttttaatcattaaatggAGTATGATGTGGATATTGTATGTGTTGTATTGTTTGGATCTGAATATTGTAATTTTGCAACAACACCTCTGCCCAGGGACTCGTCcctgaacaaataaatgaaattaagacattaaaaaactaaaacgaGGACGAACAAACATAGTTAGAGGGAAAGAACCCTTTTATGAACaggtgaagaaagaaagaagaaagtatatttttaatgtatgaatTAGGAGATTCCAGTGATAATAAGTGTTAAGATGGTACTCGGCActaaaaacttttcaaaacagaatcaaaagtatgtttttgtacACAATAAGTTTTGTTAGGACTTTTCTGCTTCTTCTCATTTGTGTTTacagaaaaagaaatggaaacaaaaaactaaacaacactgaaaaattatttttcgaTCCAATGTCAGGTAAAGAGCAAACTCATGAAAATGTCACATCTAATGTCTGTCACTTCAGCAACACAGATCGCTGGAGGATCCCCTTTTCTAGATCTGGGTCAagtttaattaaagcttagtAATTGTCGTCGATTGTCTGATGCGAATCCACAGGATTCAGAGACTCAGGCTGATTTGTGTTTAGTTTTGAATCATCCAGACTGAATCAACATCTGCTCACAATCCCTCCATCATGTGTTCCAGAGATCCAGAAAAATCCCGAACATCTACAGAGGACAAGCTGCAGTTGCGGCTGGTTCCCCTCAATAAGGAGATGGATGTTGTACAAACAGGAGACGATTGACGACTTCCCATTCACGCAGGAAGAAACGCTTAGTAGGAGGGGAGAGGCCCTTACCGGTCAgtcttgaaaaattaaaaacctcCTGAAAACACGGAAACTTGCGATATGACGATATAATGTGATGTACTGTGCGACGTACTGAGATTAAAGTGTCTGTTATTGATTCTTTGACATAGTGTGTATCGTTAGGAATTTCGTAGATAGAATGTAAGTGTAAGTAATCCCGCAACGCAGAACTGCTTTAAAGTTTTTCGACGTGCTTGGTTTGAGTGATAAAGAAGATGACGGAAGTATAGGCATTTAGCAGACGGCGTTTATTCAAAAGGCGactgtacagtgcattcaggttataaaactttttaaacagtgatgtgtgttccctgggaaataCGAAACCATGACCTTTTGCGACGCTTAGACAATTTCTATACCAATGAAGCCACAGGACACACTTTTTGCGCTTTTTTTGCGCTTCTTCCGACTTGAACGGTTACAAATGCCAGTAttggtgggttttcttttttttttgttcttttttttttttttttttttttttttttttttttttttttttttttttgtggtataatGCGTAATAAACACCATCctcaacagtaaataaataacaacaggCGTAGTAGCTAAAAAAAGCTAAAGTTAAAATCACTCTTTTGCTCTGTACTGACTAACTGTAAAGTAGGTGTTAAAGTATGGTGGAGTAAGGAATCGGACGTtgctatcagatgtcaaatagacgtttagaagatcgTCTTTAAGATGGTTCTGATTTAGGAATGAATgcaaaaactgaaatttaaagacGTTTCTCAGCTGTTCTGCTGCACAGCAGAATGCTTTTGCCAGATCGAAGAGATCCTTTAAACGACATTTGCAGATGTACTCTTTGCCATCGGGGGAATGAATGTAATCTAATCTGCTAAATGATACTAAAACTTTCACTAggcagcacattttttttttattcataaaatgccAACCAGTAAGGAAAGACATCTGAGTGCGACTTTTTGTCGACCTTCAGATACGTTGGCAGAGTTGGCCAGGCCATTCAGGATGAAGGTATGAAGGTACGAGGAGCCACTGTGGAGGGGCGTTATTGGGCGGCTGATGGTTTTGATACCGCAGCCATACCCCACTGTGCCCACTGTGTAAAGTACAACCAATAACCACATGTTTTGCTTCAACTTGGTTTAACCAACTTGGGGGGAAAACAAACCCTACTGAAAAACACACTGTACGTTTGTGTGTCTCGAGGGCCCAAAACCGAAAGCCTTCCGAAACAAGTTTTATATCTCTGGAAGAAGACAGCATCGTAAGCAGTACACACGACGGACAGCATCCGGTGTAAAGAAACCTCATCATCCATCATGAATTAAACGCTCAAAAAATACGCAGACACTGATCATCGCTTTGGTGCAGCGGGAGGAGCTGAATCTTTTCAGATCAGTGGCATGCAGGACCAATCACGCACGGTCCGACGACGTCTTGCTCGTGTGCCTTGGTCACCCAAAACCAGTTCCCAGCCCATAACGTGACACCTATGCATCCATCTCAGGCGTGGTTCGGCCGCGACAGAGGTTCGGAAATCTAAAATCTCCATCATATACATAGATTCATTAAAGTTTATtggaattaaaaattaacatttttttttctagcttgGATTTGCATTCAGATATGTACATTCtgggtcagagagagagagagctgcacaGAAAAACTAAAGAGTTGCTTCAAGCGCGAAGTCACATGTTGCATTCACATTAAGTCACATGGCGCCATGcatttgcgaaaaaaaaaaaattcatgaccAATGAAAACATGTTCTAAAATGAGTCTCAACATTATGAAACTGATATCATGACTGGTCATCCAAGCTGGATGGGGAGCATAGTCTGAGTCTAAAGAAAAATACAGATTCTGAGGCTTTCATTAACTTTCATTAAAACCAATCCATCCCAGGATTGCAAATTGGGCAAAAAGTTGTTGTCATGCATTATTAAGCCTTAGGAGAAGTTTCTCAGTTGTTGACCAAGTTCCTCTGTTCCCCATACATTCTAAATTCAAAATTGCATTCAAACTGTTCAAGTTAATAATGTTGGTGGTTCTTGATTGCCGATTGTGGTGTTTAAACTGGTCATTATATTGAGGTTTTTTTTACCTCTAGTGGTGTAAAGTTGATTTGGTCTACTTATTATCTGTATGTCTGGTCTGTTTGGAAGATGGGGATAATCAGCGCAGCGATTTTCTAAAGATGGGCAAAGTTCCGACTGATTATCAGCGACTGCCAGCATTATTTTAGCAAAGCTCGTGTCCTTAATGGAATGGCGGTGATGCacggtatatgtgtgtgtgtgtacgttgtAAGTCTGAATTTGATAATTGCGAGTTTGTCAACTTTCAAGCAATTTGTTGGACAGAAAGAAAAAGGGATCGTGGAGCAAAGGGAACTGGCGCGGTCATTAGATTCAATCTTGGATTTTTAATCATAAGGACAGCATCTCCAGTCATGGCGAACCATATACAACATTTCACTCCACCTTCTACGATATTTAGAGTTACTGAGGATGCTAAAACATTGTCAAATATGGCTATTTTTGGGCATGTACAACGGTACTTATTGAATTACAATAGCAACAAAAAGGTGGAggaaaaaaagtatgaaattgtgagattaaaaacttttacatttttattttttgtattcgaTGGTGGCTGTGGGCTTTCATAGGACATGTGGGCCAGAAGCTGtttaaaaagccattaaaaatatctATTAAACAAAGGTGTTATAAGACGTCTTGCCAAGTGTCTGCTGTCTAGCATTTTtgacaatacaattttaaaaaatgtatattcatcaTAATGTATAGTAGACCTTACATAATCAGTGTGAAAAAACTCCAAAGAAACCTTgggaagaaataaataaacagtttgcaTACAATAGGAGCAGATAAATAGCAATGCCATTGTGGGTAATTTAATGGTTAAGCTTTTAGTTTTAAGCAAATAAACACAGTAACATGTGCTAAGTGATTTTTCGGTCGTGTCCTGTTCCTGTGCTCGTCATTGGTTGTTCTCTTGTCAGGTGGGACCTGGAGGGGGTAAGAGGTGGACTCGGTAAGCGGTGACTCGGCTCCGGAGGGCCGATGGTGTGCAAAGACGTATGGTTTGTCGTACGTGGTGGGGGAATAGTGAGATGGTGGGGTATACATGTGGCTGGAACCTCAATTCATCTGGCGTGTTACACTTAATTTTAGTGGGAACCGCGCATCGACTGGATCCGCTTCAACACAGGCTGGCCCGCCGTTACCAAATTTAACCAGTAAAATGAAGGAACAGACCAGTTCAAATTTGCTGATTGATGTTACTTTATGTGCTGTTTGTATGTTGCTATTAAAATGCTGATTATCAAGCAATTTAAAAGCTTAGTCCTGCCTCTTTTTTTGTTTCTAAGTGTTTTGTAGTTTGTGGTGATCATTAAatctgttttatgttgttttcacacagcagacatttttttaaaccacatataaatgtctttaagaaAAAATTTGCAAAAACTAGATTTGAAATTTTTACTTCCCAAAGCAAACGTTTTTTTGAAAATCCCCCTCGTCCCGGGCCCCTTTTTTAAAAACctgagtttttaaaatttttaaaaaaaaccactTTGAGCCAATTTTCTCcatacagaaataaatttttaaaatttagtacctttaaaaaacacatacccTGTAACAAAATTTTCTGAGAAAGTTTTCCCCAACTTTCCCATtaagtttgaaaacatttttttcaaaatgttccaGATCATTCAAaacatccatttttttaaaaattttttaaaaaatttttttttccttggttattttaaacctttttcgAAAATATTAAGGAAATGTCCCATAGTGGTAAGGgttatttttaaagggtttttccCCTAAACGtttgaaacaaaaagtaattaaaaatagtaaacaatGTCCGATTCCCCCTATtcaaaaaaaacactcaatgaatacgtaaaataacattttgagaacatttttaaaagaccaGGGGGGCCCATTCCAATAAGGGGGTTCAATGACTCTGAGTTGGGGGGGCCTCTGAGTTGACTTCCCCTAGATGGGAAACTCTGATTCCCTTTCGTCGGTCACTTAAAACCGGGGGAAAAAAAGGGTTCGCCCACTAGGGGCCGCAAGCTTTGAAATTGGGCTGGCCTTTTAAGcggtttattatttttgtttttcgaAGCCGATGCAGAATCCCCTTTCATGAAAATTGCGATTCTTCCCCCTGGGATCTTCTGTCATTGGATTAGGGGCACAGACAGCAGGCTTTCCCTCTTTTACGCACAGCTAAGTGTTTTTGAGAGCCCCCGGGTTGTTCAG contains:
- the LOC122135168 gene encoding uncharacterized protein LOC122135168; amino-acid sequence: MKVLSVFILSCLLFQTASLEKPPASEPPKEREQKTQSNLDNNQDLNSGETKKSEDSEIKKVFTQTEETGGLLGSDSDHKNGALNPEPKTNQTESHVVESPLPVPEPETSSESSNSNPNSKSKTDSNLKSPKARDEDFLGPAQCLNQKYTWQSCSKVFCPPWKRCIGGQCVCKMPYKCPRQQNTCALDGSVYYSMCQAKRHLLQNQDAHLLTLQLILQSGETRCM